The sequence GGGCTCGGCCACGAAGGGCTGCGCCATCAGATCGGCGCCGACGCCGGCCTCGCTGGTCGCCTTCTCGGCGGCCTGCTGGGCGATTTCCTTCACGAACGCGACGAACTCCTCGTTGCGGGCGACGAAGTCGGTCTCGCAGTTGACCTCGACCAGCGCGCCAACGCGGCCATCGGGGGTCAAGTAGGAGCCCACGGCGCCCTCGCTCGCGATACGACCGGCCTTCTTGGCGGCAGCGGCGAGACCCTTCTTGCGGAGCAGCTCGATGGCCTTCTCCAGGTCACCACCGACCTCGGTGAGGGCCTTCTTGCAGTCCATCATGCCGGCGCCGGTCTTCTCACGGAGCTCTTTGACGAGCGAAGCGGAAATTTCCACGGGTGATTCCTCCTTAAGGAAAGATCAAATTCTTCTTCAGTATACTCTAAAATCCCCGCGAAGGGGACGGCCACACCTTCTCAAACGCACGCCCGGGCGAGTGCCCGGGCGTACGACCGACCATGAGGGGCAGCAACGACTAGATCGAGACGGCCTCGAGCTGCTCGGTGGTGCCGGCGGCGTGCTGAACGCCCTGCTTGCCCTCGAGGACCGCGTCGGCGATCTTCTCGGTGAGGACCTTGATGGCGCGGATCGCGTCATCGTTGCCGGGGATGATGTAGTCGACTTCGTCGGGATCGCAGTTGGTGTCGACCACGGCCACGACGGGGATGCCCAGCTTGCGGGCTTCCTTGATGGCGAGGTGCTCCTTCTTGGTGTCGATCACGAAGATGACGTCGGGGCGACGGCCGGGCAGGTTCTTGATGCCGCCGAGCAGACGCTCGAGCTTGAACGCTTCCTTCTCGAGGAGCGAGACTTCCTTCTTGGGCAGACGGTCGTAGGAACCGTCGACCTTCATCTGCTCGAGCTCCTTGAGGCGGGCGATGCGCTTCTTGATGGTCTCGAAGTTGGTCAGCATGCCGCCGAGCCAGCGCTGGTTGACGAAGAACATGTTGCAGCGCTCGGCCTCCTCGCGGATGGTCTCCTGCGCCTGCTTCTTGGTACCGACGAAGCAGATGTTCTTGCCCTGGACGACCATGTCGCGCACGAAGTAGTACGCGGCATCCAGGTAACGCGAGGTCTTCTGGAGGTCGATGATGTAGATGCCGTTGCGCTCGGCGAAGATGTAGGGACGCATCTTGGGGTTCCAGCGACGGGTCTGGTGACCGAAGTGGACGCCGGCCTCGAGCAGGCTCTTCATAGGTGCGACGGGCATAGGTTCTTGAATCTCCTTATGAGTGGGTGGGGTTACGTCCGCCGCCGACCGGTGCGGGGGCGCCTTCAGACATCGAGGCTTTCGCTTCGACCCCGTCCGAGGGCATGCGAGTCGGCGTGTGGGCTCCGCGGGGCCTGAGCAGGGCTCGGCGCGCGGGCATGAGAAGCGGATCCATTCGTATCGGCCGATTATAGCACGGGGAAGGGGCACCAGCAAGCGAGCGCTCAGCGGGAGCCGCCGCGTGATCAATGACCTTGCGCCGGGAGATCCCGTGGCGTATCCTTAGGCGAAGGCTTGCCCGTTTCGGGCCTCGCCGTGCCGTGCCGCACAGGCCTCTACGGTCGAATGTAGGAAGGAACGCCCCATGCCGACGGTCCAGACCATCCTCTTCGAGAACGTCGAGATCGACGTCTCCAACAACAAGCAGCTCTTCATCCACCCCATCCACCGGGTGGTGGCCGAGGAGTTCCCGGTCCCGCTCTCGTTCGCCGTCCTGAGCTGCGCCTACGATCTGGCCCCCGGCCGCTATTCGTGCAAGCACACGATGTTTGCAGACGACCGCAAGACCGAGCTGATCTCCTTCACCCACGAGGCGGTCGCCCTCGACCAGGCGGGCGGCGGCATGGGCTTCCGCACGACCTTCGAGAACGTGCAGCTGCCCGGTCCTGGCCGCTACTGGATCCGCACCGAGCTCTCGGGCGGCGTCAAGGCCGACGACATCGTCCTGCGGGTCGAGGGCGTCAAGAAGGGCGCTCCCAAGCTCAACCTGCGGGCGTAATCCGGCAAACCGGCCCGGGCGTTAACCTCGCCAAAACCTCCCGAGGGCCCTGTGCAAAAGGGAGAAAGGCGGCTCGGGCCGAAAAATTTAACCCAACCTTTCCGATCCAGGGGGCTTGCCGCGCTATCCTTAGGGGTAGAACGAACTCGAACAGGAGGCCCTCGTTCGGCAAAGGGGCCAAGCGTCTCGCGATCGCTCTCGGCGACCATCCGGAACCTCTCGACCTCAGTACGGGACAGCTCCATCGTAAGGCGGCAAGTGGCACGGCCGGGGTTAAGGCGAGTTTGTGTGATGCGTTACAGCAACATCCCCGCAATCTAGACACAATCTTTTCGACGTACAGTTTCAGGTAGAGTGTGCACAAGCAAGCGATAACACGGCGCAACAACGTGGTTCGAGTAGGAGGATCAGGGCTTGGATAAGCTGATTGTCAACGGCGGGCCCCCTCTCGTCGGCACCATTCCGGTCAGCGGCGCAAAGAACTCGGCCCTGCCGATCCTGGCCGCGGCGATCCTCTCGCAGGGCGATTGCCATATCACCAACGTCCCCGAGTTGACCGACGTCCACATCATCTGCGAGATCCTGCGCACCCTGGGTGTCGAGGTCGAGTCGACCGGCAAGGGCTCCTATCGCCTCAACGCGAGCGGCCTCTGCGAGTACACGGCCCCCTACGAGCTGGTCACCAAGATGCGGGCGGCCTTCTTCGCCATCGGCCCGATCCTCGCCCGGATGGGCCACGCCCGGATCCCCCTGCCCGGCGGCTGCACCATCGGCTCGCGGCCGGTGGATCTGCACCTCAAGGGCCTGCGGTCCCTGGGCGCCAAGGTCACCATCGAGCACGGCTACGTGGAGGCCCAGGCCGACGCCCTGATCGGCGGCAACATCTACCTAGACTTCCCGAGCGTGGGGGCCACCGAGACCATCATGATGGCGGCGGTCCACGCCGAGGGCACCACCGTCATCGAGAACTGCGCCCAGGAGCCCGAGATCGTCGATCTCGCCGACTTCCTCAACAAGATGGGCGCCAAGGTCACCGGTGCCGGCACCCAGACCATCACCGTCGAGGGCGTCCGTCGCCTGGGCGGCTGTGAGCACGCCATCATCCCCGACCGGATCGAGGCGGGCACCTTCATGGTGGCCGCGGCCATCACCCGGGGCGATTTGACCCTGACCGGGGTCCGCAACGACCACCTGCAGGCGATCGCAAGCAAGCTCATCGAGATGGGCGTGACCGTCACCCCCATGGGCGAGGACGTGGTCAACGTCAAGGTCGAGGGGCCCCTCAAGCCGGTGGACATCCGCACCATGCCCCACCCCGGCTTCCCCACCGACATGCAGGCGCAGATCATGACGCTGCTTGCGACCATCGACGGCACCTCGGTTTTGACCGAGATGGTCTTCGAGAACCGCTTCCTGCACGTGGACGAATTGATCCGCATGGGCGCCAACATCAAGGCCGAGGGCAACGTGGCGGTGATCCAGGGGGTGCCCGAGCTCTCGGGGGCCCCGGTCAAGGCCACCGACCTGCGCGCCGGCGCCGCCATGATCCTGGCAGGCCTGGTCGGCCGCGGCGAGACGGTCATCACGGGCCTGCAGCACATCGATCGCGGCTACGAGCACATCGAAGCCAAGCTGACCGCGGTGGGCGCGCGGATCTCGCGCACCTCCCGGCCGGAGACCGTCCTGACCGCCTAAGATGCACCCGCTCGCGGTCCTCTTCGCAGCGCTCCCCCTCGTCGCGACGCCCTCGGTGGCGCCGCGTCCGGCGGGGGGCGCTTCTGCTTCGGTCACTCCCGCAAACCCCGCTTCGACCCTCGTGGGCATGCGGGTCGAGAGCAGCCCCGAGGCCGTGACCCTCTGGCTCGAGCTGACCCGGCCGGTTGCTGCCGTCGAGACCGTCACCCCGGGCGCCTATCGGCTCCGGCTGGCGGGGATGAGCGGCGATCGCCTCTTGCTCTTCGACCAGCCGATCAACGATCCGATCCTCAAGGGCCTGCGCTGGGAGCAGGAAGGGCCCGACCCGGTGCTGGTGGTGCCCTGGGGCTACCGCCTGCCCACCCGGGTCGACGCCACGCTCGAAGCCCCCTACCGCCTCAAGGTCACCCTCCAGAAGGTCTTCAGCGAGAGCCTGAGGCGCGAAGTGGCGCCGGGAATCAGCCACCAGGCCATCCGGCGCGGGACGCCCTTCGGCCCCCTGTCGATCCACGCCCTGCGGGTGGATCCCAAGGCGCCGGGGGTGCGGGTGGCGCCCGCCATGGCCGCGAGCCAGGGCAATTTCGGCTTAGAGACCGTCAGCGCGATCGCCCAGCGCCACCAGGCCCTCGCCGCCGTCAACGGCGCCTACTTCGGGCGTGGGGGGCTGCCGCTCGGCCTGCTGATGATCGATCGCAAGCTCGTGACCGGGCCGATCT is a genomic window of bacterium containing:
- the murA gene encoding UDP-N-acetylglucosamine 1-carboxyvinyltransferase, with the translated sequence MDKLIVNGGPPLVGTIPVSGAKNSALPILAAAILSQGDCHITNVPELTDVHIICEILRTLGVEVESTGKGSYRLNASGLCEYTAPYELVTKMRAAFFAIGPILARMGHARIPLPGGCTIGSRPVDLHLKGLRSLGAKVTIEHGYVEAQADALIGGNIYLDFPSVGATETIMMAAVHAEGTTVIENCAQEPEIVDLADFLNKMGAKVTGAGTQTITVEGVRRLGGCEHAIIPDRIEAGTFMVAAAITRGDLTLTGVRNDHLQAIASKLIEMGVTVTPMGEDVVNVKVEGPLKPVDIRTMPHPGFPTDMQAQIMTLLATIDGTSVLTEMVFENRFLHVDELIRMGANIKAEGNVAVIQGVPELSGAPVKATDLRAGAAMILAGLVGRGETVITGLQHIDRGYEHIEAKLTAVGARISRTSRPETVLTA
- the rpsB gene encoding 30S ribosomal protein S2 — protein: MPVAPMKSLLEAGVHFGHQTRRWNPKMRPYIFAERNGIYIIDLQKTSRYLDAAYYFVRDMVVQGKNICFVGTKKQAQETIREEAERCNMFFVNQRWLGGMLTNFETIKKRIARLKELEQMKVDGSYDRLPKKEVSLLEKEAFKLERLLGGIKNLPGRRPDVIFVIDTKKEHLAIKEARKLGIPVVAVVDTNCDPDEVDYIIPGNDDAIRAIKVLTEKIADAVLEGKQGVQHAAGTTEQLEAVSI